The Deltaproteobacteria bacterium DNA segment GGGGGGCGCAGTGAGGTAAAGCGCAGCCGTGCAGGTTCACCGCACGGCGAGCCACGAACGGAGCCCCGCCCTCCGAGGCGACGCAGCCGAACCGGCGACCTATACGACTTCGGAGTCGACCTCCCCGTGGATCTCTTTCCACGGCGGCAGGACCTTCAGAAGCACGGCCAGGATGATGATCGGCAGGGCGAGCAGCAGGATCGTGAAGAGAAGCCCCTCGATCCCCCCGAACTCCATCTTGTACATGGTGAGCCCGCGGAAGCTCTTCGAGAACATCTGGCCCCCGATGACGACGTTCCACCGCGTGGCGAAGATCCCGAACTGGATGAGGATCACCGCGATGAAGTAGACCATCTTCCGCAGGTCCTCGTTCAGGCCGAAGCGCTTCTTGAAGATCTTGGTGAGGGAGATGAGCAGGAGGGGGATCAGCATCCCCAGCAGCACCTGGACGATGATGAGGCTCCCGAACAGTTTGGTCATCACCATTTCGGAGAGGATCTTGATCTCCTCCTCGCTCTGGTACACCCGGTGGATGAAGTCGACGAACTCGAGGGAAAAGTCGACGATGACGGCGTAAAAGAGGAAGTCGATCGCCTTGTCGACGCAACGCATGCTGATCTTCCCGCCCGTCAGCGGCGTGAGGATCATGTAGAGCAGGATGACCAGCGCGATTCCGGACACGATGGCGGAGAAAAGGAAGACGATCGGGATCAGCACGCTGCTCCACCAGGGGTTCGCCTTGATCGACCCGAAGATGAACCCGACGTACCCGTGGAGGAGGAAGGCGGACGGAATGCCGACGATGGTGATCACCTTGAGCGCCTTGTGGTCGAACGCGACCGCCCGATCGCCCGTGTCCCGGGAATAAAGGGCCAGGGTCCGGTGGATGAACCGCAACACCCCCGTCTCCTGCTCCGCCCACGCGATCATGTCCGTCCGATGGACGAACCAGATCTCGAGGAGGAGGACGGCCATCAGGTACCAGGCGTAGACGAACCCGAACATCGCCATCGCGGAGGAGGTCTGCGGCGTAAGGAGGATTTCGTAGAACCGCTCCGGGTGCCCGAGGTGGGCGACCAGGGCCATCGGGGCGACGAGAAGGTACGCGAGCGCGGTGAGGAGGGAGAGCCGGTACAGGGGCTGGACCTCCGTCACGTTGAACACTTTCACCAGCGAGGCGAGGATGAACGCCCCCGCGACGACCCCGGTGATGTAGGGATAGACGACGATCAGCAGGCCCCAGTGGATCTCGATCTCGTTCGGATAGATGTACCCCTGGATCTGGGGAAGCAGGTCCTGAAGGGAGTGAATGAATTCTGGATTCATCGGACTTCTCCATCGAGGTTCGCGTAATAGACTTTCGGCTCGGTATTCAGCCCGGGCTTCAGGACGTGGATCTTGTTCATCCGCAGGAACCGGGACATGGGGCTCGCCGCGGCGTTCAGGTCGCCGAAGATCCGCGCCTGGGTCGGGCACACCTCGACGCAGGCGGGGAGGAGCCCGTGCGAGATCCGGTGGTAGCAGAAGGTGCACTTGTCGGCGGTCCGGGTCACCGGGTGGAGATACCGGGCGCCGTACGGGCACGCCTGGATGCAGTACCGGCACCCGATGCACGTCTTCTCGTTCACGAGGACCACGCCGTCCTTCGTCTGGAACGTGGCCCCGACGGGACAGACCTGGACGCAGGGGGGGCTTGCGCACTGGTTGCACAGCTTCGGCACGAAGAAGGAGCGCAGGATCGACTTGTCCGAAGCGGTCTCGGGCAACGCCTCCGCGTTCGGCTCGATCGCCTTGACCGTCGTGGTCCCGTTCTTCCTCGTGATGTACCGCTCGACCCACGTCCGGAAGAAGAACGGCTCCCTGGGGACGTTGTTTTCGTTCTTGCACGCCTCCATGCAGCGCGCGCAACCGATGCACTTGTCGACGGAGACCCCGAATCCGTACCATTTCTGCCCCTTCGGAGGGGCCTCCCGCGCGTCCGCCTTCGAGGGCAGTATCTTCAGGATCCCCCCGATCGCTCCCCCGGAAAGGAGAACCGAGAGGAAACCTCTCATGAATGTCCTGCGGCCGTTCACTGTTCCACCTCCGGCGAATGGGGATAATGGCATTGCCAGCAGACGTACTTCTCGCCGTGCTCGGCCAGGTCGATCTTCGGCGCGTTCTTCGCCAACTTGTCCTTCGCGTCCTTGCCGTGGCATTTCCCACAGAACTCGCGGGTCTGCGGCTTGGTCGGCCTGATCGCCCTCGGGGACACCCGGTGCTTCTGGGGCGCCGTATGGCAAGTGGCGCACTCGAGCTGCACGTGGTGGGACACCGCCTTTATCCGGGCGATCTCCCCGTGGCACGCCGAGCACTCCTTCGGCGTGGTCGGGGGCTTCGGGTCGTGCGGGTTGTGGCAGCTCGCGCAGGCTTTCAGCGGGTTATGGGCCAACGGGTTGATCTGCGGGAAGCCCCTGGGCCGCGACGGGTTGTAGGCGTGGCACTGCGGGCAGAACGTCCGCTCGGCGGGGATGGCCGGCTTGACCTTGTCGGGATCTCCCGTATGCGCCTTCGCCGGTCCGTGGCACGTCTCGCAGGAAAGATCCCGGTGGTATCCCTTCTTTTTCGTCTCGTAGAGCTTGTCGTGACACTCCGCGCAAGCGTGGAAGCCGGCATATTTGACCGGCCTCCCCTGTTCCCGCTTGACGGCGTCCGCCCACTGCATCTCGACGGCCTTCATGGGCTTGGGGATCAGCACGACGACGGTCACCCC contains these protein-coding regions:
- the nrfD gene encoding polysulfide reductase NrfD, whose product is MNPEFIHSLQDLLPQIQGYIYPNEIEIHWGLLIVVYPYITGVVAGAFILASLVKVFNVTEVQPLYRLSLLTALAYLLVAPMALVAHLGHPERFYEILLTPQTSSAMAMFGFVYAWYLMAVLLLEIWFVHRTDMIAWAEQETGVLRFIHRTLALYSRDTGDRAVAFDHKALKVITIVGIPSAFLLHGYVGFIFGSIKANPWWSSVLIPIVFLFSAIVSGIALVILLYMILTPLTGGKISMRCVDKAIDFLFYAVIVDFSLEFVDFIHRVYQSEEEIKILSEMVMTKLFGSLIIVQVLLGMLIPLLLISLTKIFKKRFGLNEDLRKMVYFIAVILIQFGIFATRWNVVIGGQMFSKSFRGLTMYKMEFGGIEGLLFTILLLALPIIILAVLLKVLPPWKEIHGEVDSEVV
- a CDS encoding 4Fe-4S dicluster domain-containing protein — translated: MRGFLSVLLSGGAIGGILKILPSKADAREAPPKGQKWYGFGVSVDKCIGCARCMEACKNENNVPREPFFFRTWVERYITRKNGTTTVKAIEPNAEALPETASDKSILRSFFVPKLCNQCASPPCVQVCPVGATFQTKDGVVLVNEKTCIGCRYCIQACPYGARYLHPVTRTADKCTFCYHRISHGLLPACVEVCPTQARIFGDLNAAASPMSRFLRMNKIHVLKPGLNTEPKVYYANLDGEVR